One part of the Rutidosis leptorrhynchoides isolate AG116_Rl617_1_P2 chromosome 1, CSIRO_AGI_Rlap_v1, whole genome shotgun sequence genome encodes these proteins:
- the LOC139866999 gene encoding DNA repair protein RAD5A → MGNKVTDELITTVQSIVGHDYSKMEVIRALHMANNDATAAINIIFDTPSFKRSEPPKSPKVSTIKRSEPPKSPKVSNSNSSVKSQVSVPNSKPKSISMTLDDEPSTSRPIECKIEKENDVVNGELNGSSKWWFVGCSEVIATSTCKGMKIRSGDHVNFMFPSEKRLGGRLLGRGGGRGRQLVACSEIVRFSTSASGEIGRIPNEWSRCLLPLVRDKKIQIEGFCKSAPVNLGLMDTINLCVSVYINSSILHKSHKTSLKVPTSSNDETSIHPLPTLFRLLGLIPFKKAEFTPDDLYTKKRPLDVKDGSGVSARLITASKNKNSSSNESAVENEATISDNDLDHIVGVANGSDLEEMEPPSALLCDLRPYQKQALHWMVRLEKGPSIDDDAATTLHPCWDAYHLADERKFIVYVNAFSGEATVEFPSTLQMSRGGILADAMGLGKTIMTISLLVAHTEKGGSFDKDSTSQASSESNEAGNGSDQSLSSPKKVAKFSGFDKLRKQKQSLIGGGNLIICPMTLIGQWKAEIESHVEPGSLSIYVHYGQSRPKDAKILAQSDVVLTTYGVVASEFSSENVEERGGLYSVRWFRVVLDEAHTIKSSKSQISMAAATLVADCRWCLTGTPIQNNLEDIYSLIRFLRIEPWGSWAWWNKLIQKPFEDGDARGLSLVQNILKPIMLRRTKFSTDKEGRPILVLPPAEMQVIYCEQTEVEKDFYDALFKRSKVKFDQFIEQGRVLHNYASILELLLRLRQCCDHPFLVMSRGDTQEFSDLGKLAKRFLKGGGKNAIDESKETPSKAYIQEVVKELQKGEQGECPICLEAFEDAVLTPCAHRLCRECLLSSWKTPNSGICPVCRKSVSKQELITAPTDSRFRVDVDKNWTESSKVSALLRELENFRSSGSKSIVFSQWTAFLDLLQIPFSRNNISFVRLDGTLNQQQREKVIKQFSEERDIMVLLMSLKAGGVGINLTAASNAFVMDPWWNPAVEEQAVMRIHRIGQTKSVHIKRFIVKGTVEERMVAVQARKQRMISGALTDQEVRTARIEELKMLFT, encoded by the exons ATGGGGAACAAAGTCACCGATGAGCTAATCACAACCGTTCAATCAATTGTAGGCCATGATTACTCCAAAATGGAAGTAATTAGAGCTTTACATATGGCAAACAACGATGCAACCGCTGCAATTAACATCATTTTTGACACACCAAGTTTTAAAAGGTCAGAACCTCCAAAAAGCCCTAAAGTTTCGACTATTAAAAGGTCAGAACCTCCAAAAAGCCCTAAAGTTTCGAATAGTAATTCATCTGTAAAATCACAAGTATCGGTTCCGAATTCGAAGCCGAAAAGCATTAGTATGACTTTAGATGATGAGCCGAGTACGAGTAGGCCTATCGAGTGTAAAATCGAGAAGGAAAACGATGTCGTAAATGGTGAATTGAATGGGAGTAGTAAGTGGTGGTTTGTAGGCTGTTCAGAAGTAATTGCGACTTCTACATGTAAAGGTATGAAAATAAGGAGTGGTGATCATGTGAATTTTATGTTTCCATCGGAGAAACGGTTGGGTGGGCGGTTGCTGGGTAGGGGTGGTGGACGTGGTAGGCAGCTGGTTGCGTGTTCGGAGATTGTGAGATTCTCCACATCAGCTTCTGGGGAG ATTGGTCGGATTCCAAATGAATGGTCACGTTGCCTTTTGCCTCTTGTTAGAGATAAGAAGATTCAGATAGAAGGTTTTTGCAAATCGGCTCCTGTTAATTTAGGACTCATGGATACCATCAATCTGTGTGTCAG TGTTTACATAAATAGTTCCATTTTACACAAAAGCCATAAGACATCTCTCAAGGTACCTACTAGTTCCAATGATGAAACCTCCATTCATCCCCTTCCAACTTTGTTTCGGTTACTTGGATTAATTCCTTTCAAAAAG GCAGAATTCACACCTGACGACTTATATACAAAGAAGCGACCTTTAGATGTAAAG GACGGTTCTGGTGTTTCTGCTCGGTTAATTACTGCTAGCAAAAACAAGAACTCATCTTCAAATGAAAGTGCAGTTGAAAATGAGGCAACAATTTCAGATAACGATCTTGACCATATTGTTGGGGTTGCAAATGGCTCTGATTTAGAG GAAATGGAGCCACCTAGTGCTTTACTGTGTGATCTCCGCCCCTACCAAAAACAGGCACTTCATTGGATGGTGCGTTTGGAAAAGGGGCCGTCCATTGATGATGATGCAGCCACAACTCTTCATCCATGTTGGGATGCCTATCACCTTGCAGACGA GAGGAAATTCATAGTCTATGTAAATGCATTTTCAGGAGAAGCTACAGTTGAATTTCCTAGTACCCTACAAATGTCAAGAGGAGGA ATCTTGGCAGATGCTATGGGACTTGGAAAAACCATCATGACAATATCACTCCTTGTTGCTCATACTGAAAAAGGTGGATCGTTTGATAAAGACTCCACCAGTCAAGCATCTAGTGAAAGTAATGAAGCCGGAAATGGCTCAGATCAATCTCTTTCGTCACCTAAGAAAGTAGCTAAATTCTCTGGTTTTGATAAGCTTAGAAAGCAGAAACAGTCGCTTATTGGTGGCGGTAATCTGATCATATGTCCCATGACTCTCATAGGCCAATGGAAG GCAGAAATTGAGAGTCATGTGGAGCCAGGGTCTTTATCTATATATGTTCACTATGGGCAAAGTCGTCCAAAAGATGCCAAAATATTAGCTCAGAGTGACGTTGTGTTGACTACCTATGGAGTGGTAGCTTCAGAATTCTCATCTGAG AACGTTGAAGAACGTGGCGGGCTTTATTCAGTGAGATGGTTTAGGGtggtacttgatgaagcacatacaaTTAAATCTTCTAAAAGTCAGATTTCAATGGCTGCAGCTACACTTGTCGCTGATTGTCGATGGTGTCTTACTGGTACCCCTATCCAA AACAATTTGGAGGATATTTACAGTCTTATTCGATTCTTAAGAATTGAACCATGGGGAAGCTGGGCATG GTGGAACAAGCTAATTCAGAAACCTTTTGAGGATGGTGATGCAAGAGGCTTAAGTTTGGTTCAGAACATACTAAAGCCGATTATGCTAAGAAGAACTAAATTTAGCACAGACAAAGAAGGCAG GCCGATATTAGTCCTTCCACCTGCTGAGATGCAAGTCATATATTGCGAACAAACAGAAGTCGAAAAAGATTTTTATGATGCTCTATTTAAGAGATCCAAG GTTAAATTTGATCAATTTATTGAGCAAGGTCGGGTTCTTCACAATTATGCTTCCATTTTGGAACTCCTCTTGCGACTTCGGCAATGTTGTGATCACCCTTTTCTTGTGATGAG TCGAGGGGATACTCAAGAGTTTTCAGATTTAGGTAAATTAGCAAAACGTTTCTTAAAGGGTGGCGGTAAAAACGCCATTGATGAAAGTAAAGAAACACCTTCAAAAGCTTATATACAGGAGGTTGTGAAAGAGTTGCAAAAAGGGGAACAAGGTGAATGTCCTATTTGCCTTGAAGCTTTTGAAGATGCAGTTTTGACACCATGTGCTCATAGATTATGTCGTGAATGTCTCTTATCAAGCTGGAAAACACCCAATTCGGGTATTTGTCCCGTTTGTAG AAAGAGTGTGAGCAAGCAAGAACTTATTACAGCACCAACTGACAGTCGGTTTCGTGTTGATGTTGACAAGAACTGGACTGAATCATCAAAAGTGTCTGCATTGTTACGTGAACTAGAAAATTTTCGCTCATCAGGCTCTAAAAGCATTGTTTTTAGTCAGTGGACAGCCTTTTTGGACCTTTTACAGATTCCTTTTTCTAG GAATAATATATCATTTGTTCGTCTGGATGGGACTTTAAACCAGCAACAGCGTGAGAAAGTCATTAAACAGTTTTCAGAAGAACGTGACATTATG gtATTATTAATGTCACTGAAAGCAGGAGGAGTTGGAATTAACCTTACAGCAGCATCTAATGCATTTGTCATG GATCCTTGGTGGAATCCTGCTGTGGAGGAACAAGCAGTTATGCGCATTCACAGAATTGGACAAACCAAAAGTGTTCATATCAAACGTTTTATAGTGAAG GGTACAGTTGAGGAAAGAATGGTGGCAGTACAAGCACGTAAACAACGGATGATTTCTGGTGCTTTAACAGACCAAGAGGTTCGCACTGCACGAATTGAAGAGCTTAAGATGCTTTTCACTTGA
- the LOC139886518 gene encoding AP-2 complex subunit alpha-1-like, with protein MALSGMRGLSVFISDVRNCRNKEQERLRVDKELGNIRTRFKNEKGLTPYEKKKYVWKMLYIYMLGYDVDFGHMEAVSLISAPKYPEKQVGYIVTSCLLNENHDFLRLAINAVRNDIIGRNETFQCLALTLVGNIGGREFAESLAPDVQKLLLSSSCRPLVRKKAALCLLRLFRKNSDVVNVDGWSDRMSQLLDERDLGVLTSSMSLFVALVSNNHEAYWNCLPKCVKIMERLARNQDVPQEYTYYGIPSPWLQVKTMRALQYFPTVEDPSIRRALFEVLQRILMGTDVVKNVNKNNASHAVLFEALALVMHLDSEKEMMSQCVALLGKFIAVREPNIRYLGLENMTRMLMVTDVHDIIKRHQAQIITSLKDPDISIRRRSLDLLYGMCDVSNAKDIVEELLQYLATADFAMREELALKAAILAEKFAPDLSWYVDVILQLIDKAGDFVSDDIWFRVVQFVTNNEDLQPYAALKAREYLDKPAIHETMVKVSAYLLGEYSHLLARRPGCSPKEIFGIIHEKLPTVSTPTIPILLSTYAKILMHSQPPDPELQNQIWAVYSKYESCIDAEIQQRAVEYFALSRKGAVLMDILAEMPKFPERQSSLIKKAEDTDADTAELSAIKLRTQQQSSNALVVTDQRPENGASQVGQPGMVLVPSTSNVDHNVVDQRLTQANGSLTVVDPQPTAEDHAPSGDILGDLLSPLAIEGPSRVSAQSEYNNVHGHEGTLGAGDALALATIEDQDSTVKPIGDVAERFQALCLKDSGVLYEDPYVQIGIKAEWRGYQGRFVLFLGNKNTAPLDSVQAVILPPSHLKLELSLVPEVIPPRAQVQCPLEVVNLRPSRDVAVLDFSYKFGTNLVNNRLRLPAVLNKFLQPVQVSAEEFFSQWRALTPPLKLQEVVRGVRPMSLGEMASLLNSLKLLVCPGLDPNASNLVASTTFYSESTQALLCLVRIETDPADRTQLRMTVASGDPTLTFELKEFIKEHLVSIPTAAKPPAPVPQQPIASSDPGALLAGLL; from the exons ATGGCGTTATCCGGTATGAGAGGTTTATCTGTATTCATCTCCGATGTACGTAATTGCCGGAATAAAGAGCAGGAACGCCTTCGTGTTGATAAAGAGCTCGGTAATATCCGTACTCGATTCAAAAATGAAAAG GGTTTGACACCATATGAAAAGAAAAAATATGTGTGGAAGATGCTATACATATATATGCTAGGATATGATGTAGACTTTGGTCACATGGAAGCTGTTTCCTTAATATCTGCACCAAAGTATCCAGAAAAGCAG GTCGGGTACATAGTAACATCATGTTTACTCAATGAGAATCATGATTTTTTAAGATTAGCTATTAACGCAGTTCGCAATGATATTATCGGTCGTAATGAAACTTTCCAGTGCCTGGCATTGACCCTG GTTGGGAATATCGGTGGTAGAGAATTTGCTGAGTCACTAGCACCCGATGTTCAGAAGCTGCTT CTATCAAGTAGTTGCAGACCACTAGTGAGAAAGAAAGCTGCATTATGTCTGCTACGGTTGTTCAGGAAGAATTCTGATGTTGTGAATGTAGATGGCTG GTCTGATCGGATGTCGCAACTTTTGGATGAACGTGATCTTGGTGTTTTAACATCTTCTATGAGTCTTTTTGTTGCTTTAGTGTCTAACAACCATGAAGCGTATTGGAATTGTCTTCCAAAGTGTGTTAAAATTATGGAAAGACTTGCTAGAAATCAGGATGTTCCTCAAGAGTATACATATTATGGTATCCCTTCTCCATGGCTTCAG GTTAAAACAATGAGGGCCCTTCAGTATTTTCCAACTGTTGAAGATCCAAGCATAAGAAGAGCGTTGTTTGAG GTTCTACAACGCATACTCATGGGAACAGATGTGGTGAAAAATGTTAATAAGAACAATGCTTCTCATGCTGTATTGTTTGAAGCTCTTGCTCTC GTCATGCATCTTGACTCTGAGAAGGAGATGATGTCACAATGTGTGGCGCTTCTTGGAAAGTTTATAGCTGTGCGTGAGCCGAATATTCGGTATTTGGGTCTG GAGAATATGACTCGAATGTTGATGGTTACAGATGTTCATGACATAATCAAAAGACATCAAGCACAAATTATCACCTCGCTGAAAGATCCTGACATCAG TATTCGAAGACGTTCTTTGGACCTGCTTTATGGCATGTGTGATGTATCGAATGCGAAAGACATTGTCGAAGAACTATTGCAG TACCTTGCCACAGCCGACTTTGCAATGCGTGAAGAATTGGCTTTGAAAGCAGCTATTCTTGCCGAGAAATTTGCCCCTGATTTATCATG GTATGTGGATGTGATACTACAGTTGATTGACAAAGCAGGTGATTTTGTCAGTGATGACATCTGGTTTCGTGTTGTGCAGTTTGTGACAAATAATGAGGACCTTCAG CCTTACGCTGCACTGAAAGCCAGAGAGTATCTTGACAAGCCAGCCATACATGAAACAATGGTGAAG GTTAGCGCTTATCTTCTTGGAGAATACAGCCACCTTTTAGCCAGACGACCTGGATGTAGTCCGAAAGAAATTTTTGGCATAATACATGAGAAGCTTCCTACCGTTTC GACACCTACAATTCCAATTCTACTTTCAACATATGCGAAGATTTTAATGCACTCACAGCCACCTGATCCCGAATTGCAGAATCAAATATGGGCAGTTTACAGCAA ATATGAAAGTTGCATTGATGCTGAAATACAACAAAGAGCTGTAGAATATTTTGCTTTGAGTAGGAAAGGTGCAGTTCTAATGGACATATTAGCTGAAATGCCAAAATTTCCAGAGCGACAG TCCTCACTGATTAAGAAAGCTGAAGATACTGATGCTGATACGGCGGAGCTAAGTGCTATCAAGTTGCGCACACAGCAGCAGTCATCTAATGCTTTGGTGGTGACAGATCAGCGTCCTGAAAATGGAGCTTCTCAAGTGGGCCAACCCGGCATGGTTTTGGTTCCCAGCACGAGCAATGTG GATCATAATGTTGTTGACCAACGGTTGACCCAGGCCAATGGGTCTCTGACTGTTGTTGATCCGCAACCTACTGCTGAGGATCATGCACCTTCTGGCGATATCCTTGGGGATCTTTTAAGCCCACTGGCTATTGAAGGTCCTTCTCGAGTATCCGCTCAATCAGAATATAATAACGTTCATGGACATGAAGGTACACTTGGGGCAGGTGATGCTTTAGCACTTGCAACGATTGAAGACCAGGATTCTACTGTCAAG CCAATAGGAGATGTTGCAGAAAGATTTCAAGCATTATGTCTTAAAGATAGTGGGGTGCTATACGAAGATCCTTATGTTCAG ATTGGTATCAAAGCAGAATGGCGAGGATACCAGGGTCGTTTTGTCCTTTTCTTGGGAAACAAGAATACTGCTCCACTTGATTCGGTACAAGCAGTTATATTACCTCCATCCCATCTCAAGTTGGAGCTCTCGTTAGTACCAGAAGTTATACCTCCCCGGGCACAG GTCCAATGCCCACTTGAAGTTGTTAATCTCCGTCCAAGTAGGGATGTTGCTGTTCTCGACTTCTCTTACAAGTTTGGAACCAATTTG GTGAATAATAGACTTCGGCTTCCTGCAGTATTGAACAAATTTCTTCAGCCTGTTCAAGTATCGGCTGAGGAGTTTTTCTCCCAGTGGAGAGCGCTAACACCTCCGTTGAAACTTCAAGAAGTG GTTAGAGGTGTGAGACCGATGTCATTGGGAGAAATGGCAAGTCTGCTCAACAGTTTGAAGTTGCTAGTTTGTCCTGGATTG GATCCAAATGCTAGTAATTTAGTTGCAAGCACAACCTTCTATTCGGAAAGTACGCAAGCCCTGTTATGCTTG GTGAGAATCGAAACTGATCCAGCTGACAGAACACAGCTCCGTATGACTGTGGCTTCTGGGGATCCGACACTAACATTCGA GTTGAAGGAGTTCATCAAGGAACATTTAGTTAGCATTCCTACAGCTGCCAAGCCTCCTGCACCCGTACCACAACAACCGATTGCATCATCAGACCCGGGAGCATTGCTTGCTGGTTTGCTTTAG